Proteins from one Chaetodon auriga isolate fChaAug3 chromosome 19, fChaAug3.hap1, whole genome shotgun sequence genomic window:
- the LOC143337968 gene encoding mediator of RNA polymerase II transcription subunit 13-like isoform X5 → MTTTANWVANGASLEDCHSNIFSLAELTGIKWRCYGFRSGGEYGPVISAPAQDDPVLRSFMRCVQANLLCVWRRKIKPDAKELWIFWWGEEPNLSDVIHHELEVAEEGLWECGLSYECRTLLFKAIHNLLERCLMDKGFLRIGKWFFKPHEVEEKSLGNSEHLSCSFSFFLHGESNVCTSVEIAQHQPAYHITEHHIRLAQTAITPVQVILSPYGLSGTLTGQAYKMSDPAARKLMEEWSYFYPMVLQQKEGGGEKEKEDTSQACDRNCHVAVEVIVGGVRMTYPAALVLIAQGDLPVEQPPPVPAAQGLNREPNHCSVPLTPPTSPQQPCSADSGFVTSVSSVPTSDSSMGVTSISPKHSGKKLTCQVVHQAWRECYLNQPQYVSNQPADVTPKKEVPNGITTWDFNDLGARVSCSCSRLKQQKLNLTTTSTANPQTSANPTQSSGPSLYPSSLPKHKTSDKTEKADKQSKRPATIPFHHRLSVTQETPLEQDSPGGPQLGGLVALEPPLEPLAALPSCKYPKPLSNGRKAPEALLHSPVSPLPPTLSPHPRVQDPEVLDGPVDMPVCPDGPAGLGLIASETAVYTALLRQRESGAGWWRGFRTPRTDKTDFRPPELPSDKLEEVKTDTAAEGAPLKRLYTQTLKRFKISEERVRDHIHTLGLFQQPGVEALREPGGDPYDFKEGDIEYTFSTSKRLKGQGREPSKKIKQGDEITSNGALPDGKDAMSIFNSAPKSDESGQDDGAAKANPSLTREKDLVVNISDLDNIFDEDEEELGHSTKVPVSTEDRPLGKEGRVAVPYPSIADLQRMFPTPPSLEQHPAFSPIMTYRDTPSQEPPAPSGAADHLPPLASTQFTEYRMELEDGMLSPRQEDIKPQIGSSMFAPLSCLPSQSLPPLKIPEQCYYRPSWALLPKMEHFPTAMHPQNNTFIRDGYTNIPSVNALTDQEYGQMSATTASVSTTVGILPSPATPRFSVPTPRTPRTPRGINAASSGQGSVKQDGTELSSPVSTPSTSLPLSSVEPLARPGPSLPEAHSLYAILLLSDSVLNVFKDRNFDSCCICACNMNVKGADVGVYIPDSTCEDQYRCMCGFSAIVNRLLAHGTGLFLEDELDIYGRTSEVGRAAERRLALCRRDPTMGDPRAKRPQDAAPASPLVMILLQEQCSQPISSLASLHLPLSCSCHGRKGALLQSWMSEKQWADGSDACVECYNALEQGLQYVDNPTGGKVDPAVVRSTALHSWPHTNVVDMSMLSSQDMVRMLLSLQPFLQDAIQKKRTGRTWENIQHVQGPLTWQQFHKMAGRGSYGSEESPEPLPIPTVLLGYDRERDFLALSPLALPFWEKLLLEPYGGQRDVAYLVLCPNSPSLLAAARTFFQELSAVYETCRLGKHRPLAKVSRDGLVRVGEEVEPEKLEELDVDQWLTGPWAGQQHTDNLSKLKLYAYACRQQLGPQLSALPLDSSLLLPPKVQPPLNPTSSAQPASSGQPQAWGPDGEQAPGAASSGNAPTPSGAASNQTGETTQGATSDSKGPSSATPPANTPAENPELTSEQSRIGIPTVADSVDSHANPPAIVIYIVDAFLSSSGARNEGGEEEEGDEVEAGSIWLLGLLRCYTEMLQTLPETMRPALVLQVVPCQYLLQPASGESHLYLQHLRSLAFSCYSQCRRLLPQQTHIKSLTGFGPVSTVNSVLKSPEHPSPLQLYSPPFILGPTRPKQPEQGEIWAELPPKYNVLFVGYCLSHDQRWILVSCTDQQGELLETCIINIDVPNIARRPKVSARKMGLQKLWEWCIGLIQMTSMPWRIVIGRLGRLGHGELKDWSSLLGEHSLHSIGRQLREACRMCGISAADSPSILSACLVAMEPQGSLVVMPDAVTMGSVFGRSTALNLQTSQLNTPQDASCTHILVFPTSATTQLAPSSYPTEDNNDDMFDLPFPDELENDIGHDMMLITGNLHPSPNTSPVPSPGSPSGMGMGSHFQHTKSQGERLLSRDSPPEELKQQPLALGYYVSTAQANGLPHWFWASCPQAESQCPLFLKASLHHHISIAQSDELVSDKTKRTPHPLDSKTTSDVLRFVLEQYNALSWLTCTPATQDRQSCLPVHFAILIQMYNAILNML, encoded by the exons TGAACACCTATCatgctccttctccttcttcttgcACGGGGAGAGCAATGTGTGCACGAGCGTGGAGATCGCCCAGCACCAGCCTGCATACCACATCACAGAACACCACATCCGCCTCGCACAGACCGCCATCACACCAGTGCAAG TGATCCTGAGTCCATACGGTCTGAGCGGCACTCTGACCGGTCAGGCCTACAAGATGAGCGACCCAGCGGCGCGGAAGCTGATGGAGGAGTGGAGCTACTTCTACCCCATGGTGCTCCAGCAGAAAGAGGGCGgtggggaaaaggaaaaagaagacacAAGCCAGGCCTGTGATCGCAACTGTCACGTGGCAGTGGAGGTGATCGTAG GTGGAGTAAGGATGACCTACCCAGCTGCTTTAGTGCTGATTGCCCAGGGGGACCTTCCTGTGGAGCAGCCTCCACCTGTTCCAGCAGCTCAGGGCCTCAACAGGGAGCCAAACCACTGCAGCGTGCCGCTCACGCCGCCGACGTCACCGCAACAGCCCTGCTCAG CGGACAGTGGCTTTGTGACCTCCGTCTCCAGTGTGCCCACATCGGACAGCAGCATGGGGGTCACCAGCATCAGCCCAAAGCATTCTGGGAAGAAGCTAACATGTCAGGTAGTCCATCAGGCCTGGAGGGAGTGCTATCTCAACCAGCCTCAGTACGT ATCCAATCAGCCGGCTGATGTGACGCCTAAGAAGGAAGTGCCAAATGGAATAACCACGTGGGACTTCAATGATCTGGGAGCGAGGgtgtcctgcagctgctccag GTTGAAACAGCAGAAGCTGAATCTGACAACCACATCCACTGCCAACCCGCAGACTAGTGCCAACCCCACTCAGTCCTCTGGCCCGTCATTATACCCCTCCTCCCTGCCCAAACACAAGACCAGTGACAAGACAGAAAAGGCTGACAAACAGTCCAAGAGGCCAGCCACGATCCCCTTCCACCACCGCCTATCTGTCACACAGGAGACCCCTCTGGAACAGGACTCACCGGGAGGGCCCCAGCTCGGGGGTCTTGTGGCGCTGGAGCCACCCTTGGAgcctctggctgctctgccaAGCTGCAAGTATCCCAAACCCCTCTCCAATGGCAGAAAAGCCCCTGAGGCCCTTCTCCACTCGCCAGTGTCTCCACTTCCACCCACACTCAGCCCACACCCCCGAGTGCAGGACCCGGAGGTCCTGGATGGGCCTGTGGATATGCCTGTCTGTCCGGACGGGCCTGCAGGGCTGGGGCTGATTGCCAGTGAGACAGCTGTGTATACAGCTCTgctgaggcagagggagagtgGGGCCGGCTGGTGGAGAGGCTTCAGGACTCCAAGGACTGATAAGACTGACTTCAGACCCCCTGAACTCCCCTCTGATAAATTAGAGGAAGTGAAGACGGACACAGCCGCTGAGGGAGCTCCTCTGAAGAG ACTATACACACAGACTCTGAAGAGGTTTAAAATCtcagaggagagggtgagggacCACATCCACACTTTGGGCCTGTTCCAGCAGCCAGGCGTGGAGGCACTGCGGGAGCCTGGGGGCGATCCCTACGACTTTAAGGAAGGAGACATTGAGTACACTTTCTCCACTTCCAAGAGGTTAAAGGGTCAAGGGCGAGAACCCAGCAAGAAGATCAAG cagGGAGACGAAATCACCAGCAATGGAGCACTGCCTGATGGGAAGGATGCCATGTCCATTTTTAACTCGGCTCCAAAATCAG atGAATCAGGTCAGGATGATGGAGCTGCCAAAGCCAATCCTTCCCTGACCCGAGAGAAGGATCTGGTGGTCAACATCTCTGATCTAGACAACATatttgatgaagatgaggaagagttGGGG CACTCCACCAAGGTTCCAGTATCAACAGAAGATCGCCCTCTGGGGAAAGAAGGGAGAGTTGCAGTACCTTATCCATCAA TTGCAGACCTCCAGCGCATGTTTCCCACCCCGCCTTCTTTAGAGCAGCACCCGGCCTTTTCTCCCATCATGACGTATCGTGACACGCCGAGCCAAGAGCCCCCCGCGCCCAGCGGAGCAGCTGACCACCTGCCGCCTTTAGCCTCCACTCAGTTTACTGAATACAGGATGGAGCTTGAGGACGGCATGCTCAGTCCCCGGCAGGAGGATATCAAG CCACAAATAGGCTCCTCCATGTTTGCTCCGCTATCCTGCCTACCCAGCCAGAGTCTACCACCACTCAAGATTCCAGAGCAATGCTACTATCGTCCATCCTGGGCCCTCCTGCCCAAAATGGAGCATTTCCCAACGGCCATGCATCCCCAAAATAACACTTTCATCAGAGACGGTTACAC AAACATCCCCAGTGTCAACGCCCTCACAGACCAGGAGTACGGCCAGATGAGCGCCACCACTGCCTCCGTGAGCACCACTGTTGGCATCCTCCCATCTCCAGCCACTCCGCGCTTCTCTGTGCCCACTCCACGAACCCCTCGTACACCGCGGGGTATTAACGCTGCAAGCTCTGGGCAGGGTTCAGTGAAGCAGGATGGTACTGAGCTTAGTTCACCGGTCTCCACGCCCTCCACCAGCCTGCCTCTTAGCTCTGTGGAGCCCCTAGCTCGGCCAGGACCCTCCTTGCCTGAGGCTCACAGCCTGTACGCCATCCTCCTGCTCTCGGACTCCGTCCTCAATGTCTTCAAGGATCGCAACTTTGACAGCTGCTGTATCTGTGCCTGTAATATGAATGTCAAAGGAGCAGATGTGGGGGTGTATATCCCTGATTCCACTTGTGAAGATCAGTACCGCTGTATGTGTGGCTTCAGTGCCATTGTGAACAGGCTACTCGCCCATGGCACAGGCCTCTTCCTCGAGGATGAGCTGGATATTTACGGTCGGACTTCTGAGGTAGGCCGGGCGGCCGAGAGGAGGCTGGCTCTTTGCCGGCGGGACCCAACTATGGGAGACCCCAGGGCCAAGAGGCCCCAGGACGCGGCCCCTGCCTCTCCGCTAGTCATGatcctcctgcaggagcagtGTTCCCAGCCCATTTCTTCCCTGGCATCACTGCATCTCCCTCTCAGCTGTTCCTGCCATGGTCGCAAGGGGGCGCTGCTCCAAAGCTGGATGTCTGAAAAGCAGTGGGCGGATGGGAGTGATGCCTGTGTGGAGTGTTACAATGCCTTGGAACAGGGGCTGCAGTATGTGGATAACCCCACAGGAGGGAAAGTAGATCCAGCTGTTGTCAGAAGTACCGCTCTTCACTCCTGGCCTCACACGAACG TGGTGGACATGAGCATGTTGTCGTCCCAGGATATGGTTCGtatgctgctgtctctgcagcctTTCCTGCAGGATGCCATCCAGAAGAAGAGAACAGGGCGGACGTGGGAaaacatccagcatgttcaggGTCCACTCACCTGGCAGCAGTTCCATAAGATGGCTGGAAGAGGCTCCTACG GTTCGGAGGAGTCGCCGGAGCCCTTGCCCATTCCCACAGTGTTACTGGGCTATGACCGTGAGAGAGACTTCTTGGCATTGTCCCCTTTGGCGTTACCTTTCTGGGAGAAGTTGCTGCTGGAGCCTTATGGGGGGCAGCGGGATGTGGCGTATTTGGTGCTGTGTCCCAACAGCCCCTCTCTGCTGGCTGCGGCCCGCACCTTCTTCCAGGAGCTCAGCGCTGTTTATGAG ACTTGCCGCCTTGGGAAGCACCGTCCTCTGGCCAAGGTGTCCAGGGATGGCCTCGTGCGTGTCGGGGAAGAAGTGGAGCCAGAAaaactggaggagctggacgTGGACCAGTGGTTGACTGGACCCTGGGCTGGACAGCAGCACACCGACAACCTCAGCAAACTTAAACTCTACGCTTATGCCTGCAGACAGCAACTTG GTCCCCAGCTGTCAGCCCTGCCTTTAGACAGCAGTCTCCTGCTGCCTCCCAAAGTCCAGCCTCCCTTAAACCCCACATCCTCAGCGCAGCCTGCCTCCTCTGGCCAGCCTCAAGCTTGGGGCCCTGATGGTGAACAAGCTCCAGGCGCTGCCAGTTCAGGAAACGCTCCAACCCCGAGTGGAGCCGCCTCAAACCAGACAGGGGAGACAACCCAAGGAGCAACCAGCGATTCTAAAGGGCCTTCCAGTGCCACACCACCAGCCAACACACCAGCAGAAAACCCTGAACT gACCTCTGAGCAGTCCAGAATCGGCATCCCCACTGTGGCTGACTCAGTGGACAGCCACGCCAACCCACCAGCTATTGTTATTTACATCGTGGATGCTTTCCTGAGCTCAAGTGGAGCGAGAAATgaagggggagaggaagaggagggtgacgAGGTGGAGGCAGGTAGCATTTGGCTACTAGGGCTCCTTCGTTGCTACACAGAGATGCTACAGACTTTGCCTGAGACGATGAGACCTGCACTGGTGCTACAG GTGGTGCCGTGCCAGTACCTCCTCCAACCAGCCAGTGGGGAGAGCCATTTATACCTGCAACATCTGCGCTCCTTGGCCTTCTCCTGTTACTCCCAATGCAGAcgcctgctgccccagcaaacacacatcaagTCCCTGACAGGCTTTGGACCAGTGTCCACTGTCAATTCTGTACTGAAGAGTCCAGAG catccCAGCCCTCTGCAGCTGTACTCTCCCCCCTTCATCCTGGGTCCGACCCGTCCCAAGCAGCCAGAGCAAGGGGAGATATGGGCAGAGCTCCCTCCAAAATACAATGTGCTTTTTGTTGGATACTGCCTATCACACGACCAGCGCTGGATCCTGGTGTCCTGCActgaccagcagggggagctTCTGGAGACGTGCATTATCAACATTGATGTACCCAACAT agcGCGACGGCCCAAGGTTTCAGCCAGGAAGATGGGACTACAGAAGCTGTGGGAATGGTGTATTGGCCTCATCCAGATGACCTCAATGCCTTGGAGGATTGTGATTGGTCGATTAGGCAGACTTGGGCACGGGGAACTAAAAG ACTGGAGCTCACTCCTTGGGGAGCATTCCCTCCATTCAATAGGGCGCCAGCTAAGGGAGGCTTGTCGCATGTGTGGGATCTCGGCTGCTGACTCCCCCTCTATCCTCAGCGCCTGCCTGGTAGCCATGGAGCCACAGGGCTCCCTTGTGGTCATGCCTG atgCAGTGACCATGGGCTCAGTGTTTGGCCGCAGCACTGCTCTGAACTTGCAGACCTCGCAGCTGAACACACCTCAGGATGCTTCCTGTACTCACATCCTTGTCTTCCCAACCTCTGCCACCACCCAGCTGGCACCCAGCTCCTACCCCACTGAGGACAATAATG ATGACATGTTCGATCTGCCCTTTCCTGATGAACTGGAGAATGACATCGGCCATGACATGATGCTGATCACAGGGAacctccacccctcccccaACACCTCTCCTGTGCCCTCGCCTGGCTCTCCGTCCGGGATGGGAATGGGATCACATTTCCAGCACACGAAG AGCCAGGGAGAGCGCTTGCTGTCCAGGGACAGTCCACCAGaagagctgaagcagcagccGCTGGCTCTGGGCTACTACGTCTCCACTGCACAGGCAAATGGACTTCCTCACTGGTTCTGGGCTTCCTGCCCGCAGGCTGAGAGCCAGTGTCCACTCTTCCTCAAG GCCTCCCTCCATCACCATATCTCCATAGCCCAGTCAGATGAGCTGGTGTCAGACAAGACTAAGAGGACCCCTCACCCCTTAGACTCAAAGACCACCTCTGATGTGCTCAG GTTTGTATTGGAGCAGTACAACGCCCTCTCCTGGCTGACGTGCACCCCTGCCACCCAAGACCGCCagtcctgcctgcctgtccacTTTGCCATACTGATCCAAATGTACAATGCCATCCTGAACATGCTTTAG